The following nucleotide sequence is from Acetobacteroides hydrogenigenes.
GAAACCAGCTTGAAGCACCTTCTTGTTGGCCTCAATAATCTCGGGTTTCTTCTTAAACTTAACCTCGTAGTACTTTTCGGTAAAGTTCAGCGGACGGCTAAACATGCAGTAGCAGATTCCAAGGGCAAACATGTTCTTGCTACGAATGACGCTCTTATTGTCCAATCCGGAATCCTTTAAGGCTTCCTTGGTAAGCGAAGTGATTGGGGCAAAAACAACGACAAAATCCTCCAGCTTAAGCTCGGCAATCGGATCGGTTGTTGTAAATCCAGCACGTTGTAACCCTTTTTCGCTAAATGCATCAGCATCTAGAATAATTGTTCCGCCTCTTTTGGTCCACTTAGCGTTTGCCTTAAGTGCAGCAGGATTCATCGCCACTAGCACATCGCAAAAGTCGCCAGGAGTAGCAACAGGATGGCTTCCGAAGTGAACTTGGAAACCCGACACACCCGCTACAGTACCCTGTGGAGCACGAATCTCAGCAGGATAATCAGGAAAGGTTGATACACCATTTCCTAAAAGAGCAGAGGTTTCAGAGAACAATGTTCCTGTAAGCTGCATTCCATCGCCCGAGTCGCCTGAAAACCGGATAACCACGTCTTCCAACTCTAAGCATCTTTCCTTTGCATCCATAATTTTTTCTTTTAGGTCAGCATGCTGCTTCTACAGCACTTACTAGTCTCGTTTTGAAAACCAAATATAGATTTTTCCTGTGGCAAAATTAGTTATTTTGAAATACCTGCCTCGCTTTATTTCATTTTTTTATCAAGCGAAACAAAAACTCACTCAAATGAAAGTCAAAGAACAGCATTTAGTTACATTTTATCACATAACAGAACCTGTTTCTTAACATACTTAGCTTTACCAAATACGAAACCACCCAATTGTTAGATGCAAGCAAACATGCAATAGAACATAGTTTAACGAATCCTTTTTTTGATTAAAACGACAACATTTCCTCAACGGTACTGCTACCTTTGCCCTACAATAAAAATCGAAGAATATGCCTTACATCAGATCGGTTAGGGGATACACCCCATCCATTGGAGAGAATTGCTTTATTGCCGAAAACGCCACCATTGTTGGCGAGGTTACCATAGGAAAGGACTGCAGCATCTGGTTCAATGCCGTACTTCGCGGCGATGTAAATACGATAACCATTGGCAACAAGGTAAACATCCAAGACGGCTCCGTACTCCACTGCCTCTACGAAAAGTCAAAAATACACATTGGCGACAACGTATCGATTGGACACAACGTTACCATACACGGGGCAACCATAAAAGATAACGTGCTACTCGGCATGGGCAGCACCATTCTAGACGGTGCCGTAATTGGAGAGAATAGCATTATTGCAGCTAACGCCCTTGTTTTAAGCAACACCATCATAGAGCCAGGAAGCATCTATGCAGGAGTTCCTGCGAAGTTCGTAAAGAAGGTTGATCCAGAGCAAACAAAAGAGATGATCAACAAAATAGCGAACAACTACCTGATGTACGCCAGCTGGTACAAGGACGAGGAGTAACCTAAAGCGTGAAATTTTCTTCGAGAGCTACCTTTGCCGTATCAACGTGCAAAACCTCTTCAAGCAGCGTTTTCATCGTCGAAGAAGTTCCGCTAGAGTAGAAATAGTATTTTGGAGCATCGGTATCCGAAGCCTTTAGGTGCTGATCCTCCAAAATATCGTTTACTCGCCGAGCAATTGCAGGAGCCGGATCGATAATGGTAACGCCTTCTCCTGCTATCCTATCAACCAAGGGCCGGAAAAAGGGGTAATGGGTGCATCCAAGAACGATATGGTCTGCCCCCCTTTTAATCATGGGCTGAACATACTTTTTTAGAAGTTCCTCGGCCTTCGGGCTATACTGCTCGCCATTCTCGACCAGCTCCACCAACCCCGTACCAACCTGCTTAACCACCTTAATATCGGAGGCATACCTTTCGGTTGTAGCCCTAAACAAACGACCACCAAGCGTTCCTGCCGTTGCTAAAATACCAACGCATTTGGTTTTGGTTAGAATCGCAGCGGGCTTTACCGCTGGCTCCATTCCTACAAATGGCAAGTTGTAGCTTGCCCTCAAGTAGTCAATTGCTGCAGCTGTTGCAGTATTACAGGCAACAACAACCAGTTTAACCCCTTTCGATACAAAAAACTTTACAATAGCATCCGAAAGATCAACCACCTCCTTTTGGCTTTTAGGACCATAAGGACAGTTTGCGTTATCAGCATAGTAAATTATATCCTCGTTGGGAAGTAGCGCAGCAATCTCTTTCCATACCGAAAGACCTCCAACGCCAGAATCAAAAACACCGATGGGCTGTTTCATTTTCGAACTTCTAGTAACAAAAAAAGCCACCTGCAAAAGGTGGCTTAAAGGTATAAAATATCCTTCTTATTTCTTTCCGGCAGCAGGAGCGGCTGGTTTTTCTTTAATACCAAGCTGCTTAATAACTAAAGGTAGTACATCTACAGCCATAGCAGAATCGTAATATGCAAGAGAAGGAACTGCTGTATCAAAGATGTATGCAAACCCATTAGCCTTACCTACAGCCTTAATTGCGTCGGTAATCTTCTCTACAATTGGCTTAAGGAGCGCTGACTGCTGTTTTCCAAGTTCAGACTCAGCATTTTGACCGTACTCCTGAATGCGCTGTTGAAGATCTTGAATTTCCTTTTCCTTATTCTGGCGAACTAGATCGGCCATCTTTTCTCTACCTTGAGCATAAGCTTGGTACTTTTGATTTAGTTCTACCTGAAGTGCTTCTATTTGAGAACCTAGTTCATTTCTTAACTTCATCAACTTAGCCTCTGCAGAGTCTCTTTCTGGCATTTTTGAAATCACCTCTTGAGTATTGATAATTCCAAATTTTAGGTTTTGTCCAAAAGCGGTGCCACCTAGTAGAACAGCGCAAATTATAAGAAGCGCCTTAATTCCGTTTTTCATCTTAATAGTTCTTTTTCGTTTTACGCAAATATACATTTCAAAAATTACTTATAACCTAACTTCTGCAAAACTTCGTCGCTTTTGTCGATTTTTGGACTTGCAAACATTACCGAAGGATTATTGGCCTTATCAAGAATTAGGGAGTACCCCCCATCTGTGGCTAACTCTTTAACAGCACCAAAAATCTGATCGTAAAATGGTTTAAGTAGTTCTTCTCTCTTTTTTATCATTAGACCTTCAGGCCCAAAATACTTACGTTGTAGCTCGTTTGCATCAAGCTCCTTTTGCTGCAAATCGGCCTCCTTGTTTTTCTTCTGAGCCTCGGTCAACAATACCTTTTCTGCTTGATAGGCCCGATAAGCTTGATCTACACCTTCGAACTTCTGCTGCACATCGCTTTGGTACTGCTGTGCCAGCTTATCAAGCTGCTCAAGCGCTGCTTTGTAGTTGGGAATCTTCTTAAGGATATACTCCGAGTCTACCACCGCATACTTCTGGCTATATCCAAGCATACAAAGCATCGTTAAAGACAGTAGAAGCAGTATTCTTTTCATCCTCAATAGCATTAGTTTGTTGGCATACCAATCACAAAGTGGAAGTTGCTTCCTCCCGAACCTGGAGCGTGAGGGATATCGTCAAATCCATAAGCCCAGTCGATCCCTAGCATACCAATCATTGGAAGGAAAATACGAGCACCAACACCCGCTGATCGTACCACTTGGAATGGGTTAAACGACTTTATATCCTGCCAAGCATTTCCTGCTTCAAAGAAGCCGAGTACATATATCGAAGATTGTGGGGTCAGCGTAATTGGGTAACGAAGTTCCGCACTAAACTTATCGTACACGTTGGCCTTGTTTAGTATTGTTGTAGACTGAACCGACTTTCTATAAACATATACAGGCGTTACCTTCTCGTTTTCGTAGCCACGTAAGCCTATCGTTTCTGTACCGTACATTGCATAACCGCTAAGTCCATCACCTCCTACAACATAATTTTCGAAAGGAGAGTACCCGACCTTAGAGTTGTACATGCCAAGATATCCGAACTGACCTTTAACAGCAAGAACAAGATCTTTAAATATGCTTTGGTAGAAAGTACCTTTAAAACCAACCTTGTAGTACTCTACCCAGCGATAGCGCTCTTTATCGGTCATCCCCGTTTTGGTTTCTTCGTTGTAAAGGGAATAGTCTTTCCCGTTTACCAAAGAATAAGGGAAGGTGGCCTTTAATGAAAGCGACACTTCAGATCCTCCACGAGGATAGATCGGGTTATTCGTAGAATTACGCGATAGCGCGGTTGAAAAGTTAAGATTGGTAGAAGTTCCATTGCTTATGATAAAACCATTCCAGTCTTTCAAGTTGTAAACTTCAGCACTTATAGCAGTTGATAAGGTAAACCAGTTGTCTGGCCAGTTCAAACGGCGACCCAACCCAATTGATCCCCCAATTACTTTAAAATACTCATCTCCGGCTTGATAGTAGTAGCTACTATTATTCATTACCTGATAGTACAAGGAAACAGAGAATGATTGTGGCTTCTTTCCTCCAAGCCATGGCTCAGTAAAGCTAGCAGAGAACGCTTTGTAGTACGATCCGTTGGTTTGGGCACGAAGCGAAAGCGACTGGCTATCTCCGGTAGGAATAGGACGCCAAGCTCCCTTATCAAATATACGTCGAGCAGAGAAGTTATTGAATCGAAGTCCTATCGACCCTACAAACATATTACCACCCCAGCCTCCTGAAAGTTCGAGTTGGTCATTCGACTTCTCGCTAACCGTATAGGTTATACCAACAGTACTCTCCTGCTGGTTTGGATCCATTTGAATTCCTTCTCCCAACTTTTCTGCATCAAAGTGGCCAAGCTGACCCAAGTAACGAATTGTATTTACAATGTTATCGCGACGGTATAAGTCCCCAGGCTTAGTTTGAAGTTCTCTGCGAATAACATGTTCGTTGGTTCTATCGTTTCCTGCTATTTTTACGTACGAAATGGTTGCAGGCTTTCCTTCGTTAACTCTGATTTCAATATCAACAGAATCATTCTCAACCTTAACCTCGATGGGTGTAGCATTAAAAAATAGGTATCCCTGATTCTGATAGATATTCGCCACCGATTCTTCGTCGGTATTTAATCGTTTATCCAACGCCACCTTGTCATAGTAGTCGCCTTTCTTTATCTTAAGTAGGGTATTCAGCTCTTCAGCCGTATTCTTAGTGTTACCAATCCAATTAATAGAACGGAAGTAGTACCGATGTCCTTCTTCCAATCTGATTGTTATTCCAATTCGATCATCGCTTACTTTATAAACCGAATCGTTCACAATTTTGGCATCACGATAACCCTTCTGCTCATAAAAGCTTACAAGTTCCTTTTTATCGTTCTCGTAATCGCTCTTGATGAATTTTGACACGTTAAAAATATTCCAATCGCGACGGTGAGTTTTCTTAAAAACCCTACGAAGACGCTCGTCGGTATAGTTGTTATTCCCATCAAAAACAATATCCTTAATTTTCACCTTCTTATTCTTATTAATGGCAATAAGCAGATGCTCCGTATTTTGAACTACAGTATCTGGCTTTTGAGTAATATTTACATCAACATTTAAGTATCCTTTATTAATGTAATACTTCTTAATAAGATCTTTGGTTGTGCTAAGCATGAACTCGGTAATGGTTGTTCCTCGCTTAAGCTTTAACTTGTCATTTAAATCGGTTACCTCAGATTTCTTTGCCCCTTTAAAGTCCCAGTTATACAGACGAGGCTTCTCCAACAAATCAACTTTAAGCCAAATTTTATCACCTTCAACTTTAGCCACTCGAATCTTCACATCACCGAAAAGATCTTGCTCCCACAGCTTCTTTACAGCTCGTGCAAATACATCTCCAGGTAAAGTTACAGTATCACCTTTGGCTATTCCTGTAACGCCAATGTAAAGATCCGGATCTAAATATTTTACACCTTCAATAGAAATGTTTTCAACTACGTATTTCTTAGGAGACTCGTAGTTCAGCTCAACATCAACCGTCTGATCTTGAGCAACTATCTTGCCCGCAAACAGTATAAACAATAAGAGAAAAAATGCTCTTCTTTGCATTATTATGAATAATGAAGTTAGACTTATAACTTTACTTGTTCACTCGTTTTACCAAATCGTCTCTCCCTTTTTTGGTAGTCGACTATGGCTTTTATAAACTCTTCCTTATTAAAGTCGGGCCACAAAACAGGTGAGAAGTAAAATTCGGAGTAGGCACACTGCCATAGCAAGAAGTTGCTAATCCGCTGTTCGCCGCTAGTTCTAATTATCAACTCTGGATCTGGCATCTCACGCGTTGTAAGATATAACGAAACAGTTTGCTCATTTATTGCACCCATATCAAGTTTACCGCCCTCTACATCTTTACAAATATCCCGAATGGCTTTAGTTATTTCCCATCGAGCGCTGTAGCTGAGCGCTAACGTAAGAACCAATCCTGTATTGCCAGATGTATTTTCGATAGCCTTTAAAAGCTTCTCCAGCACCCCTGTAGGAAGCGAATCAAGATCGCCTATCGCATTTAACCTGACATTATTCTTATTAAGGTTAGGAGTTTCCGATTCTATTGTAGACACCAAAAGGGTCATTAGCCCTTCCACCTCGTCTTTTGGTCGAGACCAATTCTCCGTCGAAAAGGCGTATAGCGTAAGGTACTTTACGCCCAACTCTGCTGCAATCTCAACGGATGCCGTAACAGAGTTCACCCCTTTTCGGTGGCCAAACAAGCGCTGGTTGCCTAATTTTCTAGCCCATCTACCGTTTCCATCCATAATAATTGCAACGTGCTGGGGCACTCTACACTTATCTACAGACTCAACTGACATTTTCTTCATTCGCTTTTATAAGTATGCAGGGCATGTTTTCTGCCCCAATTTTAACCGATAGGATAATACCAGACCATAAAAAGCAAACCAGTCATTATTAATTAGTACTGATCTGCCAGAAGTTACATTACTATAGCCATCCAACTTGTCGTTAAACGTTTTGGATAGCTGAACCTCTACCCCCATTGTTAAACGGGGAGATGCTGCAATCTTAATTCCTGCACCAAATGGTATTGCGGGAATGATGCTATCATCATAAAAGTAGCATCCTATTCCAACGAGCAAATATGGTGAAAAAAAATCATCCTTCACCCTTAATGGATTAAAAGGGATGAAGTTTACCTCATATTTTACATCAACATTAATATATTGTCGGCTAAACTCAATTTCGGGAGGAATTCTAGGAAGGAAGCTACCAATGTTTTTTGAACTTCCTGAAAGCATGCCGGCTCCGACAGAAAGACGGATGCTATTATAGTCGTCAAAAAGCCTACGGTAAAAAGCCCCACCACAAAAAGACGGAGACTTAAATATGTTTATATGATTAAAATCGCCTAAATAAGCACTCGCTCCTCCTTGTAGTCCAATTTCATGCACCTCCTGTCCCCGCATCTGTTTGACATACAGAACAAGAAAGAAGATCATAAAAAGAATCCTAAAACAGCGAATAGCCTTCATTATCGTCTATAAGAGCGTGACTTTCTCCAATTTGTTTTCTGGTAGCCTAATTGGTAAACCAGCCCAGCGCTTATGGACAAGTAGGCATCTTTACTCTTCGAATATAACTCGTTACTATAGCCATCGAGATAATCGGTCAGGGTAAAAACATAGTTTGTTTCTAAAAAAAGCCTTATATCTCTTGCTATAGGCAGCGTACTTCCTATACCAACCGGAAAAACAGGCGTTGCAGTTTTACCTCCTTCGTACCCAACAAGTGAAGCGTTGCTGAGTTTTTCATTAGGAGATAGGGCATAAATACAGGCTCCGACACCTGCTTGAATGTATAGAGATGGGTAAACATTTTTATTCCAGCCTTGCCGACGGAGAGAAGATCGATAGAAAAACGGCTCCTTTTCTGTCACTATATAGTACACACCTATTGCCGATACATCTAAAATGAAAGAAGAAAAACTATAGCCCCTACCCTCATTTCGCGATCCCTTATCGGTACCAGCAAGAAGCCCCACAATGCCGTTTAGTTTAAAAGAAACTCTAGGATTTATATTATACTTGTAGTATCCCTCAAGCCCAGGCCTTTTAGACATTTGTGCAATTTCCGAAATACTTTTAGGACCCGCATTTTCAGCCCCTCCAATATCTGTATACGCTGTTAGCATTGACAAACCGAGCCCAAATTCGCTAACCGTTTTTTGGTTAACTTGAGAATAACCTGGCCAGGCAATCGAGACTAACAGCAATATAACAATCAGCGAATTCCTCATTAAATCAAAATTACCAATACTACGTTAAGCAAATCTATCATAAAAAAACAAAACTACACATTTAACTTTAATAAAATACTAGTTTCTTTTATCAAGCCCCCAGAGCAGCTTACTCCTCAAGTTAACACAGAAGTTTGCCCCCGGAAACTTTATAAATTTTATTTGTGCCTTTGATTTTTTGAGCCTTAGCGATGTTCCACTTGGTATGGTGAACCTATGATTATCCATAGACCAAATGGCATACCCTGTTCTCGATTCGACCTCTAGCTGCAGTATTGATGTGTCAGGAACAACTAGCGGTCTCATATTAAGGTTATGAGGAGCTATTGGAGATATTACAAATACATCAGAATGAGGGTCAACTATTGGGCCACCTATACTCAACGAATAGGCCGTAGATCCTGTTGGTGTAGCCACTATAACGCCATCAGCCCAATAAGTTCCCAGAAATTCGCCATTAATATACGCATGAATGGTTATCATAGATGCATCCTGCTTTTGCACGGTTGCCTCATTTAGAGCAGAAGGGAAAGATGGCAATAGGCCATCGGTTTCTACCTCTATCATTGAACGAGATTCTATGGAAAAAGTCTTATCCAACAAGGATTGTACTGCTTCATCAACATCATCAAGCGAAGTGAACGTTAAGAAGCCCAACCTGCCGACATTTACCCCCCAAATAGGAATATTGGTATCGCGAACTAGCGAAACGCAATCGAGTAGCGTTCCATCTCCGCCAATACTTACAAGCACGTCTACCTCCGGGAAGTCATCGGCTCCACAATAGGTTCGATCTGCTGTAAATTCAAGTTCTGGAAGTGTTTCAAGGAATCCTTGCGAGATATGTAGCGTCGAAATGGCATTAAGCTTAGAAAGGAACAAGAGAACATCCCCTATTCGTGAGCAGCTAACAAGTGGACGTCCATAAACAGCTATACGAATCTTGCTTTCCATTTTCCAAGGCTATAGGTTTAGTAGCTTCATGAGTAGATCGTAACGCTCGTCCAACAATTCGTCCATGTCATTATTCGCATTGTAAACGCCTACCACGTTGTAGCTATATCTGTTAAAAGTTTGAATAATCGACGTAATATCAGCAGTATTTACCTTTATGGTTAGCTCCACCATTGTTGTGTCCGGAATATTCGTAAGGTGCGAAAATAGAATTTTTGCCTCATTAGATTCTACCACCTGTGCAACGTGCGCTAAGGAGTAGTCTTTAATTCCCATTTGGAGAACAATTATTCCTCCTTGATTTTCGAGCGAGGAATTCTCGGTAAATTTTACGATTAGCTCCGATACCGATATTGCTCCCAGATATTCCTTTTCGGCGTTTACTACGGGTATAACCGACAAGTTTAGCCGTGAAGCCATCGAAAGCACATCAAAAATTGGAACATTATCCTCTATAAAGCCACCTCCATCGTTTAGCCTATAATCGCCTATAAGCACCTCGGGATCATTCATGTCGAGTATGTCCGATTCGGAAATTAAGCCGACAAGCCTACGACTATCGTCTACCACCGGCAGGTGCGATACTTTAAAAACCTCCATTAGCGTAAGGGCTTTGCCTCCTGTGTCAGTAATTTTTAACGCAGGAATCATATCAGACATCAAATCGGCAGACAACTTCATCAAGATTTCTCCTAAATTTGCATTACTACTAATAAAATCGTTATAGCGATGACTAAGCTTAGTGTAAATATAAATAAAATTGCCACAATTCGAAACGCACGTGGCGGTAATACGCCAAATGTTGTGGAAGCGGCTATTAACTGCGAGAGATTCGGAGCACAGGGTATTACCGTACACCCTCGCCCTGACGAAAGACATATCCGCTACCAGGATGTACGTGATCTTAAAAAGGTGGTAACAACCGAGTTCAACATAGAGGGCTACCCTTGTAAGGAGTTTATCGACCTTGTACTAGAGGTTGTTCCTGCACAGGTGACGCTTGTTCCAGACCCTCCTACCGCCATTACATCAAACGCGGGTTGGGACACGAAAGCCAACAAGGCATTCCTTGCTGATGTTATAAAAACGTTTCAGCAGAAAGGCATTAGGGTCTCCATTTTTGTTGATCCATCAGTAGAAATGGTGCAGCACGCTTTAGAGACCGGCACAAACCGCATTGAGCTCTACACCGAGCCCTACGCAAGCCTATATCCAATGGATAGAGAGCGAGCCATCAAGCCTTTTATTGAGGCTGCGAAAGAAGCGAACAAGCTAGGACTAGGGCTAAATGCAGGGCACGACCTTAGCCTCGAAAACTTGGCATACTTCTACAAGAACATCCCCGGACTTGATGAGGTATCCATTGGGCACGCGCTCATCTCCGATGCGCTATACCTGGGCTTGGAGGAAACCATAAAGCGCTACCTCAACCAGCTTAAGTAACATGAAACTTTTCTATCGGCATTTTGGCAACGGATGGCCTCTTATTATTGTACATGGCCTATACGGATCGTCTGACAATTGGCTGTCGGTTGCCAAAAGGCTCGAGACACATTTCAGCATTTACTTGATAGACCTAAGAAATCACGGTCATTCGCCCCACTCCTCCATCCATAGCTACGAAGCAATGGCGCTTGACCTAAGCGAGTTCATTGAGGATAAACACATAGAAAAGCCAATACTTATTGGCCATTCTATGGGAGGCAAAGTCGTAATGCAGTACGGCTTAATGTTTCCCAACAGGGTACAACGGGTGGTGGTGGTTGACATTTCACCCCTTAGCAACAGTCACAATCAGCACAAGCAACATATCATAGAAGAGCATAAGAGCATTATTTCAACACTTAAGGGCCTCCCCATAGAATCAGTCAACAGCTACGTCGAGGCTGACATTATGCTTAAAAAGCATATCGATTCTGAAAGACTCCGAGGATTTCTTTTAAAGAATCTTGGCAGACAAGGAAAAGGCTTTCGCTGGAAGTTCAACTTAACGGTTATCGCAGAACAACTAGAGAGCATCATGCAAGGGTTTGAAATCAACAATCCTAAACACGTAAACCAAAACAGTTTCCCTATACTATTTATTAAAGGTAAAGAGTCTGATTACATAGATGACGACGACATTAAAGCCATCCACCAATTCTACCCTGAATTCAAAATGGTTGGAATTGATAATGCCGGACATTGGGTTCATGCCGAACAGCAAGATCGTTTTATAAATGAGCTAATACAATTTTGTTCAATCGAAGCACATCTCTCCTAGGGCACCACCTCTACCATTTCTTGGGTTAAAACATCTTCGCCTTTATAACGCTGCATAATCTGCGCTACGGCAACCACATCCTTCTCGCAGTACGCTGCAATCCGTTTTATATCCTTTTCTTTATAGTATACCTCTGCCACCATACTCCCGTCTATATCGTCCTTAGGCGTTGGGATGTTTAGGATGGTGGTAAGCAGATGCAGCGAGGTGTAGTGCTTGTAATCGCCGAACTTCCACAACTCGAGCGTATCCAGAAATGGCACCTCCCAAGGCTTTTTCCCGGCAACATCAAGAATAGACGGAAGTTCTAAGCCGTTAACAATCATCCGCCTGGCAACATACGGAAAGTCGAATTCCTTACCGTTATGGGCGCAGATGTAGGTATTTTTTTTCGATGTAAATTGGCTTAAAGCCTTTGCAAATCCTTTCAGAATTTCAACCTCATCATCACTAGCAAAAGACTTAACCCGAAAAGACATTTTTTCATCCTTTTCAACAAACGCCCCCATTGAAATACAGACGATTTGACCAAACTCGGCATATATTCCAGCACGCGGATATAGTTCTTCAGGCGTTTGCGAATCTTTTGCCAGCGAGCCAGCCTTTTTATCCCAGAGTTCCCGTAAAACATCGGGCATTGCCCCGTAGCTTTCGAACAGCGGAACGGTTTCGATATCCACAAAGATGACATTCTTCAGGTTGATGTGCTTCAGCATGGTTACTGTTCTTGATGGTCTCGAAGGCTTTTTTCTATAAAAATCTTTAGGACATTAATGCCAACCTCATTATTTCCTCCTTGAGGAATAATAATATCGGCATATCGCTTTGTTGGCTCAATAAACTGGAGGTGCATAGGTTTAACGGTTTGGTCGTACCTATCGAGCACCTTGCTAACCGATCTACCTCGTTCTACAATATCGCGGGTAATTACACGGCTCA
It contains:
- a CDS encoding alpha/beta fold hydrolase, whose protein sequence is MKLFYRHFGNGWPLIIVHGLYGSSDNWLSVAKRLETHFSIYLIDLRNHGHSPHSSIHSYEAMALDLSEFIEDKHIEKPILIGHSMGGKVVMQYGLMFPNRVQRVVVVDISPLSNSHNQHKQHIIEEHKSIISTLKGLPIESVNSYVEADIMLKKHIDSERLRGFLLKNLGRQGKGFRWKFNLTVIAEQLESIMQGFEINNPKHVNQNSFPILFIKGKESDYIDDDDIKAIHQFYPEFKMVGIDNAGHWVHAEQQDRFINELIQFCSIEAHLS
- a CDS encoding 3'-5' exonuclease, which encodes MLKHINLKNVIFVDIETVPLFESYGAMPDVLRELWDKKAGSLAKDSQTPEELYPRAGIYAEFGQIVCISMGAFVEKDEKMSFRVKSFASDDEVEILKGFAKALSQFTSKKNTYICAHNGKEFDFPYVARRMIVNGLELPSILDVAGKKPWEVPFLDTLELWKFGDYKHYTSLHLLTTILNIPTPKDDIDGSMVAEVYYKEKDIKRIAAYCEKDVVAVAQIMQRYKGEDVLTQEMVEVVP